One window of SAR202 cluster bacterium genomic DNA carries:
- a CDS encoding ABC transporter ATP-binding protein: MSTILSARGLTKVFDVSGSSVHALQGVDVDIESGEFVAIMGPSGCGKSTLLHLMAGMERPTAGEMILDGARVSGLSEAQWAVLRRKKIGFVFQSFNLLNNLSVAANVELPALLAGVKGKDAANKRRELLERLGIADKEHAVPSQLSGGQQQRVALARALVNAPEILMADEPTGNLDSKTRKGILDLLRQCNAAGQTIVLVTHDARVAAVARRRILHMRDGRVTDETRTDGRRDVKGILGSMIAQEA; this comes from the coding sequence TTGAGCACGATTCTCAGCGCGCGCGGTCTCACGAAGGTATTTGATGTCAGTGGATCGAGCGTCCACGCTCTGCAGGGTGTAGATGTGGACATTGAGAGTGGCGAATTTGTGGCTATCATGGGTCCGAGCGGGTGCGGGAAGTCGACCCTGCTCCACCTGATGGCCGGCATGGAGCGGCCCACGGCGGGAGAGATGATTCTGGACGGCGCAAGAGTATCCGGCCTCAGCGAGGCGCAGTGGGCGGTCTTGCGGCGAAAGAAGATCGGCTTTGTCTTCCAGTCATTCAACCTGCTCAACAACCTGAGCGTGGCAGCGAACGTGGAGCTGCCCGCGCTGCTTGCGGGCGTGAAAGGCAAGGATGCTGCGAACAAGCGGCGTGAGCTGCTGGAGCGGCTAGGCATCGCGGACAAGGAGCACGCCGTCCCTTCACAGCTCTCGGGCGGGCAGCAGCAGCGCGTCGCGCTTGCCCGAGCCCTGGTCAACGCTCCGGAGATCCTGATGGCGGACGAGCCGACTGGAAACCTGGACAGCAAGACCAGGAAGGGCATTCTGGACCTTTTGCGCCAGTGCAATGCCGCAGGCCAGACCATAGTCCTTGTCACGCACGACGCGCGCGTTGCCGCCGTGGCGCGGCGGCGTATTCTGCACATGCGCGACGGCCGAGTCACGGACGAGACCCGCACGGACGGCAGGCGCGACGTAAAGGGCATCCTGGGCTCGATGATCGCGCAGGAGGCGTAG